A window of the Enoplosus armatus isolate fEnoArm2 chromosome 5, fEnoArm2.hap1, whole genome shotgun sequence genome harbors these coding sequences:
- the hdac12 gene encoding LOW QUALITY PROTEIN: uncharacterized protein SYNPCC7002_A1628 (The sequence of the model RefSeq protein was modified relative to this genomic sequence to represent the inferred CDS: deleted 1 base in 1 codon), protein MQCIETDLTVNLITSQERRESSGLPIVHHGEYVCDLPPNHRFPMGKFPRVLHFLLKDQVIAEKQVWVPEIASKELLGCVHTEEYLNSFINGKTNEQEQRRTGFPWSEGIVRRCRYETGGTLLAAEVALQRGMACSTAGGTNHAFPSYGSGFCLLNDLAVAAKYLMGISSPKRKVLIVDLDVHQGDGTAFIFKEEPCVFTFSVHCGKNFPLRKQQSDLDISVEDGLEDEEFLSTVEAHLPWLLETFRPDLVLYDAGVDPHWEDELGRLRLTDQGLYQRDLYVMKTVVSRGVPVAAVIGGGYSRDIDKLALRHSIVHRAATQVWRECGM, encoded by the exons atgcagtgCATCGAGACTGACCTGACAGTGAACCTGATCACCTCGCAGGAAAGACGTGAATCCAGCGGACTTCCGATCGTTCATCACGGCGAGTATGTGTGTGACCTCCCACCCAACCACAGGTTCCCCATGGGCAAGTTCCCCCGGGTTTTACACTTCTTACTCAAAGATCAAGTCATCGCAGAGAAACAG GTGTGGGTCCCTGAAATTGCCTCTAAAGAGTTGCTCGGCTGCGTGCACACTGAGGAATACTTGAACAGCTTCATAAATGGGAAAACAAACGAGCAAGAACAAAGGAGGACAGGGTTCCCCTGGAGTGAAGGCATAGTGAGACGCTGCCGATATGAAACAG GTGGGACTCTTCTAGCTGCTGAAGTAGCTCTGCAGAGGGGTATGgcctgcagcacagcaggaggAACC AATCACGCTTTTCCAAGCTATGGTTCAGGGTTTTGTCTCCTCAATGACTTGGCAGTTGCAGCCAAATACCTGATGGGCATCTCCTCGCCCAAGAGGAAGGTTCTGATTGTGGATCTAGACGTGCATCAG GGTGACGGCACTGCTTTCATCTTTAAAGAGGAGccgtgtgtgtttacattctcGGTGCACTGTGGGAAAAACTTCCCCCTCCGTAAACAACAGAGCGACCTAGATATCAGCGTGGAGGACGGGCTGGAAGACGAGGAGTTCCTCTCCACAG TGGAGGCTCACCTTCCCTGGCTGCTGGAGACTTTTCGACCAGACTTGGTCCTGTATGACGCAGGTGTCGACCCTCATTGGGAAGATGAACTCGGGAGGCTCCGTCTGACTGACCAAG GGCTGTATCAGAGAGATCTGTACGTGATGAAGACTGTGGTGAGCAGAGGTGTTCCTGTCGCTGCTGTTATTGGTGGAGGATACTCGAGAGACATCGACAAACTGGCCCTCAGACACTCCATCGTCCACAGAGCGGCGACTCAG GTTTGGAGGGAGTGTGGAATGTGA
- the trmt9b gene encoding probable tRNA methyltransferase 9B, whose amino-acid sequence MMEEAASQLERDHVHSVYDKIAPYFNDSRYKAWPKVRQFLLDLQPGSIVADIGCGNGKYLHINKEVFKLGCDVCRPLVDFAWSQGHEVQMCDGLHLPYRDGCFDAVLSIAVIHHLSTKERRIRAIKEMARTLRVGGHIMIYVWAMEQKRRKFEKQDIFVPWNPNPHSPSGFNREHAKPRRRATAQSVSEAIDNSDKHRKVRSTSSVADEEDLTCTTPQQRTQRLWFFSRSLDSVFDFGSLSISRSSSRELSTLSSPTGENEGNKASHRGRGRGLIKQVSSFFSPPSVIGSEEDVFDSVTDLHKGQNDPGGNNNNNGTENQSVSVSLAQECGSLALPDLVPSDLVPFQKEHLKQSGDESEGGPQRKEQQENTRSPQGSEGQVEGSCLRYYHVFREGELAELIENHVEELHVTHTYFDHANWCVVAEKVQLWKI is encoded by the exons ATGATGGAGGAGGCTGCCAGTCAGCTCGAGAGAGACCATGTGCACAGTGTCTATGACAAGATAGCTCCATATTTCAACGACAGCCGCTATAAAGCCTGGCCAAAGGTACGACAGTTCCTGCTGGACCTGCAGCCAGGGAGCATCGTCGCTGACATTG GTTGTGGCAATGGCAAGTATCTCCACATCAACAAGGAGGTGTTCAAGCTGGGGTGCGATGTTTGTCGCCCCCTGGTGGACTTTGCCTGGAGCCAAGGACACGAGGTCCAGATGTGCGACGGGCTGCATTTGCCTTACAGAGACGGCTGCTTCGACGCTGTGCTCTCTATTGCAG tcatCCATCATTTGTCCACCAAAGAGCGTCGTATTCGAGCAATAAAGGAGATGGCTCGCACCCTGCGAGTGGGTGGACACATCATGATCTACGTGTGGGCCATGGAGCAGAAACGTCGTAAATTTGAGAAACAGGACATCTTCGTTCCCTGGAACCCCAACCCTCATTCGCCCTCCGGCTTCAACAGGGAGCACGCCAAACCCAGACGGAGGGCCACAGCTCAGAGCGTGAGCGAAGCCATAGACAACAGTGACAAGCACAGGAAGGTTAGAAGCACATCCTCCGTGGCAGACGAAGAAGATCTAACCTGCACCACGCCacagcagaggacacagagactgTGGTTCTTCTCTAGGTCTCTGGATTCTGTGTTCGACTTTGGAAGCTTATCCATCTCCCGGTCGTCCTCCAGAGAGCTGAGCACTTTATCTTCACCCACAGGTGAAAACGAGGGGAACAAGGCCAGCCACCGTGGGAGAGGACGGGGCCTCATCAAGCAGGTCTCGAGCTTCTTTTCCCCGCCGTCTGTGATTGGATCAGAGGAGGACGTCTTTGACTCAGTCACAGACCTGCACAAGGGACAAAATGATCCTggaggcaacaacaacaacaacggcacaGAAAACCAGAGTGTTTCAGTATCTTTAGCCCAGGAGTGTGGCTCTCTGGCCCTGCCAGATCTGGTCCCGTCAGATCTGGTCCCCTTCCAGAAAGAGCACCTGAAGCAGTCTGGAGATGAAAGTGAAGGAGGGCCGcagagaaaagagcagcaggaaaacacaagGAGTCCTCAGGGGAGCGAGGGGCAGGTGGAGGGCTCTTGCCTGAGGTACTATCATGTCTTCAGGGAGGGAGAACTGGCAGAGCTGATAGAGAATCATGTGGAGGAGcttcatgtcacacacacttactttgATCATGCCAACTGGTGTGTGGTGGCGGAGAAAGTTCAGTTAtggaaaatatga